From Pseudoxanthomonas sp. YR558, the proteins below share one genomic window:
- a CDS encoding 5'-nucleotidase, lipoprotein e(P4) family gives MRVSLLAAGLAASLLTLSACKRTEPAAAPADAAAPATPTATKPTGTHDNLNAVAWVQTSVEYRAITTQTFRAAADHLDVALKEKNWDALVPAERGNAATGLKPAVVMDVDETVLDNSPYQARLIRDGKEYDEISWDQWVAEKKAKPLPGVVDFAKAAAAKGVTILYISNRAVHLKEATLANLREAGLPVADESVFLGLGTVLDGCEQNGSEKNCRRRLAGQQYRVLMQFGDQIGDFVQVEANTRDGRQALFDEYDDWFGERWWMLPNPTYGSWEPALFNNAWDQPAAARTQAKRDALDYAP, from the coding sequence ATGCGCGTTTCCCTGCTCGCCGCCGGCCTGGCGGCTTCGTTGCTGACCCTGTCCGCGTGCAAGCGCACCGAGCCCGCCGCCGCACCGGCCGATGCCGCCGCGCCCGCGACGCCGACCGCCACCAAGCCGACCGGCACGCACGACAACCTCAATGCCGTGGCGTGGGTGCAGACGTCGGTCGAGTACCGCGCGATCACCACCCAGACCTTCCGTGCCGCCGCCGACCACCTCGACGTGGCGCTGAAGGAAAAGAACTGGGACGCGCTGGTCCCCGCCGAACGCGGCAACGCCGCCACGGGCCTGAAGCCCGCGGTGGTGATGGATGTCGACGAAACCGTACTGGACAACTCGCCTTACCAGGCGCGCCTGATCCGCGATGGCAAGGAATACGACGAAATCAGCTGGGACCAGTGGGTGGCCGAGAAGAAGGCCAAGCCGCTGCCGGGCGTGGTGGATTTCGCCAAGGCCGCCGCTGCGAAGGGCGTCACCATCCTGTACATCTCCAACCGCGCCGTGCACCTGAAGGAAGCGACGCTGGCCAACCTGCGCGAAGCCGGCCTGCCGGTGGCGGACGAGAGCGTGTTCCTCGGCTTGGGCACGGTGCTGGACGGCTGCGAGCAGAACGGCTCCGAGAAGAACTGCCGCCGCCGCCTGGCAGGGCAGCAGTACCGCGTGCTGATGCAGTTCGGCGACCAGATCGGCGACTTCGTCCAGGTGGAAGCCAACACGCGTGACGGACGCCAGGCGCTGTTCGACGAATACGACGACTGGTTCGGCGAGCGCTGGTGGATGCTGCCCAACCCGACCTACGGTTCGTGGGAACCCGCGCTGTTCAACAACGCCTGGGACCAGCCGGCCGCCGCACGCACCCAGGCCAAGCGCGACGCGCTGGACTACGCACCGTGA
- a CDS encoding YdcH family protein, which yields MDASNPSDIAHKIAELRVEHRDLDDAIARLVDDTESDEVAIKRLKKRKLWLKDCIARLESALIPDEPA from the coding sequence GTGGACGCCAGCAACCCCTCCGACATCGCCCATAAGATCGCCGAACTCCGCGTGGAGCACCGGGACCTCGACGACGCCATCGCGCGCCTGGTCGACGATACCGAGTCCGACGAGGTGGCCATCAAGCGACTCAAGAAGCGCAAGCTCTGGCTCAAGGACTGCATCGCGCGGCTCGAAAGCGCGCTGATCCCGGACGAGCCCGCCTGA
- a CDS encoding recombination-associated protein RdgC translates to MFFRNLTLFRFPTSLDFSQLDELLPEAALKPVGPLELSSRGFISPFGRGEEALSHRINDAIWLSVGGEDKILPGAVVNDLLQKKLLEIEEKEGRKPGGKTRKRLKDDLLHELLPRAFVKPSRTDALIDLEHGFIAVDASSRKTGENVVSEVRRALGSFPALPLNAEVAPRSVLTGWIAGEPLPEGLSLGEECELKDAMEGGAVVKCQNQELQSDEIAKHLEAGKQVTKLALVLDDHVSFVLGEDLIVRKLKFLDGAVDQLENTEHDDLRAELDARFALMAGELKRLFLVLEHALKLSKAD, encoded by the coding sequence ATGTTCTTTCGCAATCTCACGTTGTTCCGCTTCCCGACCTCCCTCGATTTCTCCCAGCTCGACGAACTACTCCCCGAAGCCGCGCTCAAGCCCGTCGGCCCGCTCGAGCTGTCTTCGCGCGGGTTCATCTCGCCGTTCGGCCGTGGCGAAGAAGCGCTGTCCCATCGCATCAACGACGCGATCTGGTTGAGCGTCGGTGGCGAGGACAAGATCCTTCCGGGCGCGGTGGTCAACGACCTGCTGCAGAAGAAGCTGCTGGAAATCGAAGAGAAAGAAGGGCGCAAGCCGGGCGGCAAGACCCGCAAGCGCCTGAAGGACGACCTGCTGCACGAACTGTTGCCGCGGGCGTTCGTGAAACCCTCGCGCACCGACGCGCTGATCGACCTGGAGCACGGCTTCATCGCCGTCGACGCATCTTCGCGCAAGACCGGCGAGAACGTGGTCTCCGAAGTGCGTCGCGCGCTCGGCAGCTTCCCCGCCCTGCCCCTCAACGCGGAAGTCGCGCCGCGCAGCGTGCTTACCGGCTGGATCGCCGGCGAACCGCTGCCGGAAGGTCTGTCGCTGGGCGAGGAATGCGAGCTCAAGGACGCGATGGAAGGCGGCGCGGTGGTGAAGTGCCAGAACCAGGAACTCCAGAGCGACGAGATCGCCAAGCACCTGGAAGCCGGCAAACAGGTCACCAAGCTCGCGCTGGTGCTGGACGACCACGTGTCGTTCGTCCTCGGCGAGGACCTGATCGTGCGCAAGCTGAAGTTCCTCGATGGCGCGGTCGACCAGTTGGAGAACACCGAGCACGACGACCTGCGCGCCGAGCTCGATGCGCGCTTCGCGTTGATGGCGGGCGAGCTGAAGCGGCTGTTCCTGGTGCTCGAGCACGCACTGAAGCTCAGCAAGGCGGACTGA
- a CDS encoding UvrD-helicase domain-containing protein — protein sequence MHGLNPPQRAAVLHSKGPLLVLAGAGSGKTRVIVEKIAHLIAGNHFPARRIAAITFTNKSAKEMRERVAKRIKGDAAEGLTICTFHALGLKFLQIEHAAVGLKRGFSIFDADDASAQVKDLMYGAKPDDVEMAKNLISRAKNAGLSPEEALAEARTNREKEAALLYQRYQDRLTTFNAVDFDDLIRLPVQVLENNPEITAAWRERIGYLLVDECQDTNDAQYRLLKAIAGDRGDFTCVGDDDQSIYAWRGANPDNLLQMAKDYPALQIVKLEQNYRCSNRVLRAANALIANNPHEHPKKLWSDQADGERIRVWECRDNEHEAEKVAAEISFVHASKSAAWSDFCILFRGNHQSRALEKALQLLRIPYHLTGGTAFLERQEVKDALSWLRLLVNPDDDAAFLRAVQSPKREVGATSLAKLAEMAQHAHLPLSRAAESMGALKALSPRAANGLSAFVDILRDLRRHAEELPPADLVRRLSERSGLLADLRSQCKDEASFQRRRANLDELADWFEGGPRGSSAGDLAAQLALLSRNDKDDGGNQVRLMSLHAAKGLEFPYVFIVGCEDGTLPHETSVEEGNLQEERRLMYVGITRAKLQLWLSHNRETRRFGERLRLQPSRFIDELPADELQRDGADPVADAERKKERASAGLAAIQAMFD from the coding sequence ATGCACGGTCTCAACCCCCCCCAACGCGCCGCCGTCCTTCACAGCAAGGGGCCCCTGCTGGTGCTTGCGGGCGCCGGCAGCGGCAAGACGCGCGTGATCGTGGAAAAGATTGCCCACCTGATCGCCGGCAACCACTTCCCGGCGCGACGGATCGCAGCGATCACCTTCACCAACAAGTCCGCCAAGGAAATGCGCGAACGCGTGGCCAAGCGGATCAAGGGCGACGCGGCCGAAGGTCTGACGATCTGCACCTTCCACGCGCTGGGGCTGAAGTTCCTGCAGATCGAACATGCCGCGGTGGGCCTGAAGCGCGGGTTCTCCATCTTCGACGCCGACGACGCCAGCGCGCAGGTCAAGGACCTGATGTACGGCGCCAAGCCCGACGATGTCGAGATGGCGAAGAACCTGATCTCGCGCGCGAAGAACGCCGGCCTCTCGCCCGAAGAGGCCTTGGCCGAGGCACGCACCAACCGCGAGAAGGAAGCGGCGCTGTTGTACCAGCGCTACCAGGACCGATTGACCACGTTCAACGCCGTCGACTTCGACGACCTGATCCGCCTGCCGGTGCAGGTGCTCGAGAACAACCCGGAGATCACGGCGGCATGGCGTGAGCGGATCGGCTACCTGCTGGTAGACGAATGCCAGGACACCAACGACGCGCAATACCGCCTGCTGAAGGCGATCGCCGGCGATCGCGGCGATTTCACCTGCGTGGGCGACGACGATCAGAGCATTTACGCCTGGCGCGGCGCCAATCCGGACAATCTGCTGCAGATGGCGAAGGATTATCCGGCGCTGCAGATCGTCAAGCTCGAACAGAACTACCGCTGCAGCAATCGCGTGCTGCGCGCAGCCAATGCGCTGATCGCCAACAATCCGCACGAGCACCCCAAGAAGCTGTGGAGCGACCAGGCCGACGGCGAGCGCATCCGCGTCTGGGAATGCCGCGACAATGAGCACGAGGCGGAGAAGGTCGCGGCCGAGATCTCGTTCGTGCACGCGTCGAAGAGCGCGGCGTGGAGCGACTTCTGCATCCTGTTCCGTGGCAACCACCAGTCGCGCGCGCTGGAGAAGGCGCTGCAGCTACTGCGCATCCCGTATCACCTGACCGGCGGCACCGCGTTCCTGGAGCGCCAGGAAGTGAAGGACGCGCTGTCCTGGCTGCGCCTGTTGGTGAATCCCGACGACGATGCGGCGTTCCTGCGCGCGGTGCAGTCGCCCAAGCGCGAGGTCGGCGCCACCTCGCTGGCCAAACTCGCCGAGATGGCGCAGCACGCGCACCTGCCGCTGTCGCGCGCCGCCGAATCGATGGGCGCGCTGAAGGCGCTCTCGCCACGCGCCGCCAATGGATTGAGCGCCTTCGTCGACATCCTGCGCGATCTGCGCCGGCATGCGGAGGAATTGCCGCCGGCCGACCTCGTGCGTCGGCTTAGCGAACGCTCCGGCTTGTTGGCCGACCTGCGCTCGCAATGCAAGGATGAAGCTTCGTTCCAGCGTCGCCGCGCCAACCTGGATGAGCTGGCGGACTGGTTCGAAGGCGGACCGCGCGGCAGTTCGGCCGGCGATCTCGCCGCGCAACTCGCGTTGTTGTCGCGCAACGACAAGGACGACGGCGGCAACCAGGTGCGCCTGATGAGCCTGCATGCCGCCAAGGGCCTGGAATTTCCGTACGTCTTCATCGTCGGTTGCGAAGACGGCACGCTGCCGCACGAGACGAGCGTCGAGGAAGGCAACCTGCAGGAAGAGCGTCGCCTGATGTACGTGGGCATTACCCGCGCCAAGCTGCAGCTCTGGCTGAGCCACAACCGCGAGACGCGTCGCTTCGGCGAACGCCTGCGACTTCAACCCAGCCGCTTCATCGACGAACTGCCCGCCGACGAACTGCAACGCGACGGCGCCGATCCGGTTGCCGATGCAGAACGCAAGAAGGAGCGCGCCAGCGCGGGGCTGGCCGCCATCCAGGCGATGTTCGACTGA
- a CDS encoding SprT family zinc-dependent metalloprotease yields the protein MLLPLRRLIARTPRSVERDTVALELQDGRRLDVQRVRDPRAKRLKLSVDERGVRLTLPWRASLVSGDRFLQQHRDWLTDQLSRYTPDDDAIVLTPGVTGFLPLRGEDFPLHWHEGRFTRITKQDDGIHIDLSSRTSDATLRRTLRAFYEAEARADIGRWLPAYLAGLPRAPRQIRLKVMSSQWGSLAPDGTLTLDLALVLGRPSAFEYVLVHELCHLLQANHSPAFWQEVEARFPDWRDERAYFHAEGRRLKSRLHRLLSGD from the coding sequence ATGCTCCTGCCTCTACGCCGCCTGATTGCCCGCACGCCCCGCAGCGTCGAACGCGACACGGTGGCGCTCGAATTGCAGGACGGTCGCCGGCTGGACGTTCAGCGCGTCCGCGACCCGCGCGCCAAACGCTTGAAGCTGAGCGTCGACGAGCGCGGTGTGCGACTTACGCTGCCCTGGCGCGCCAGCCTCGTCTCTGGCGATCGCTTCCTGCAGCAGCATCGGGACTGGCTCACCGATCAGCTTTCGCGATACACGCCGGACGACGACGCCATCGTGCTGACGCCCGGCGTCACCGGCTTCCTGCCGCTACGCGGAGAAGATTTCCCGCTGCACTGGCACGAAGGGCGCTTCACCCGCATCACGAAGCAGGATGACGGGATCCACATCGATCTGTCCTCGCGCACCAGCGATGCCACCCTGAGACGTACCTTGCGTGCGTTCTACGAGGCCGAAGCGCGCGCGGACATCGGCCGATGGCTGCCGGCCTACCTGGCCGGCCTGCCACGCGCGCCCCGCCAGATCCGCCTGAAGGTGATGTCTTCGCAATGGGGTTCGCTCGCACCCGACGGTACGCTAACCCTGGACCTGGCCTTGGTCCTCGGACGACCCTCAGCCTTCGAGTACGTCCTGGTCCACGAACTCTGCCATTTGCTGCAGGCCAATCATTCCCCCGCGTTCTGGCAAGAGGTGGAAGCGCGATTCCCGGATTGGCGCGATGAGCGCGCGTATTTCCACGCCGAAGGTCGCCGTCTCAAATCCCGCCTGCATCGACTGCTGTCCGGCGACTGA
- a CDS encoding DUF480 domain-containing protein produces the protein MDDTTIVLNAAEARLLGCLIEKEATTPETYPLTINAAQSAANQKTAREPVMALDPGAVNHALRQLEQKGLAKQVFSSRAERYEHRTAACFGIPQQQAVLLGLLLLRGAQTVHELLARSERLFKFADADDVRHHLDRLIQREPALALQIPRGPGQREDRYVHLLSGPVDVAAIAARLPASPGGEPVNAELEARVAALETEMALLRGQVEQLLSDRVG, from the coding sequence ATGGACGACACGACCATCGTGCTGAACGCCGCCGAGGCCCGCCTGCTGGGCTGCCTGATCGAGAAGGAAGCCACCACGCCGGAGACCTATCCGCTGACGATCAACGCCGCGCAGTCGGCCGCCAACCAGAAGACGGCGCGCGAGCCGGTGATGGCGCTGGACCCGGGCGCGGTGAACCACGCGCTGCGCCAGCTGGAGCAGAAGGGTTTGGCGAAGCAGGTGTTCTCCTCGCGCGCTGAGCGTTACGAGCACCGCACGGCGGCGTGCTTCGGCATTCCGCAACAGCAAGCGGTCTTGCTGGGACTGCTGCTGCTGCGCGGCGCGCAGACGGTGCATGAGTTGCTCGCGCGCAGCGAGCGCTTGTTCAAGTTCGCAGATGCCGATGACGTGCGCCATCACCTCGATCGCCTGATCCAGCGCGAGCCCGCGCTTGCCTTGCAGATCCCGCGTGGTCCCGGCCAGCGCGAGGACCGTTACGTACACCTGTTGAGCGGTCCCGTGGATGTGGCCGCCATCGCGGCGCGGCTGCCTGCCTCGCCGGGAGGCGAGCCGGTCAACGCGGAACTCGAAGCGCGCGTCGCCGCACTGGAAACCGAGATGGCCTTGCTGCGTGGGCAGGTGGAACAGTTGCTAAGCGATCGTGTCGGCTGA
- the pyrF gene encoding orotidine-5'-phosphate decarboxylase yields MSRHPVALTARERLIFALDAPSGADALAWVDRLGDAVQFYKIGMELLASGDYFTVLDELARRDKRVFVDLKFFDIPATVAGVIRGLSRWPVTYATIHGWHAGMMEAAATAREGDLRLLAVTVLTSMDGGDLRAMGINGGEPADIVVQRALAAQAAGIDGVICSGQEAGMIRAATGTGFSIVCPGIRPGGPVGDDQKRTVGVAEAFALGADAIVVGRPISKAADPKAAAEAIQTEIAGAIN; encoded by the coding sequence GTGAGCCGGCACCCGGTCGCCCTGACAGCGCGCGAGCGCCTGATCTTCGCGCTGGACGCGCCGTCCGGTGCCGACGCGCTGGCGTGGGTCGACCGGCTGGGCGACGCCGTGCAGTTCTACAAGATCGGCATGGAGCTGCTCGCCAGCGGCGACTACTTCACCGTGCTGGACGAGCTCGCCCGCCGCGACAAGCGGGTGTTCGTCGACCTGAAGTTCTTCGACATTCCCGCCACCGTGGCCGGGGTGATCCGCGGGCTGTCTCGTTGGCCGGTGACCTACGCGACCATCCACGGCTGGCATGCGGGGATGATGGAAGCGGCCGCCACCGCGCGCGAGGGCGACCTGCGCCTGCTCGCGGTGACCGTGCTGACCTCGATGGATGGCGGCGATCTGCGCGCCATGGGCATCAATGGCGGCGAACCGGCCGACATCGTCGTTCAACGCGCGCTTGCCGCACAGGCTGCGGGGATCGACGGCGTTATCTGCTCAGGCCAGGAGGCCGGCATGATCCGCGCCGCCACGGGCACGGGCTTCTCCATCGTCTGTCCCGGCATCCGCCCGGGCGGCCCAGTGGGCGACGACCAGAAGCGCACGGTGGGCGTGGCCGAGGCCTTCGCGCTGGGCGCCGACGCCATCGTGGTGGGCCGGCCGATCAGCAAGGCGGCCGATCCGAAGGCCGCGGCCGAGGCGATCCAGACCGAGATCGCAGGCGCTATCAATTAA
- the ttcA gene encoding tRNA 2-thiocytidine(32) synthetase TtcA, which yields MSTVLPLPDPVLRRPAADPRRAVHEQGKLAKRLRRQVGQAIADFGMIEDGDKVMVCLSGGKDSYTMLDILLQLQKKAPVRFELVAVNLDQKQPGFPEHVLPEYLERVGVPFHIIEQDTYSVVSRVIPEGKTMCSLCSRLRRGSLYSYAEENGFTKIALGHHRDDLVATFFLNMFFHAKLSGMPPKLLSDNGKHVVIRPLAYVREDDIAAYAEAKAFPIIPCNLCGSQENLQRKQVKKMMDAWERETPGRIETIARALGDIRPSQLSDPKLFDFLSLGHRDGAALPDAHAWLAGEPNADGEAPL from the coding sequence ATGAGCACCGTCCTGCCCCTTCCCGACCCCGTCCTGCGCCGTCCGGCCGCCGATCCGCGCCGCGCCGTGCACGAGCAGGGCAAGCTGGCCAAGCGCCTGCGCCGCCAGGTCGGCCAGGCGATCGCCGACTTCGGCATGATCGAGGACGGCGACAAGGTGATGGTGTGCCTGTCCGGCGGCAAGGACAGCTACACGATGCTGGACATCCTGCTGCAGCTCCAGAAGAAGGCGCCGGTGCGCTTCGAGCTGGTGGCGGTGAACCTGGACCAGAAACAGCCCGGGTTCCCGGAGCACGTGCTGCCGGAGTACCTGGAACGCGTCGGCGTGCCCTTCCACATCATCGAGCAGGACACTTATTCGGTCGTCAGCCGGGTGATTCCGGAAGGCAAGACCATGTGCTCGCTGTGCTCGCGCCTGCGCCGCGGCTCGCTGTACAGCTACGCCGAGGAAAACGGCTTCACCAAGATCGCGCTGGGCCACCACCGCGACGACCTGGTGGCGACGTTCTTCCTCAACATGTTCTTCCACGCCAAGTTGTCGGGCATGCCGCCCAAGCTGCTGTCGGACAACGGCAAGCACGTGGTGATCCGTCCGTTGGCCTATGTCCGCGAGGACGACATCGCCGCGTACGCCGAGGCCAAGGCGTTCCCGATCATCCCCTGCAACCTGTGCGGCAGCCAGGAGAACCTGCAGCGCAAGCAGGTCAAGAAGATGATGGACGCCTGGGAGCGCGAGACGCCCGGCCGCATCGAGACCATCGCGCGCGCGCTGGGCGATATCCGCCCCTCGCAGCTCTCCGATCCGAAGCTGTTCGATTTCCTGTCGCTGGGCCATCGCGATGGCGCCGCACTGCCGGACGCGCATGCCTGGCTGGCGGGCGAGCCGAACGCCGACGGCGAAGCACCGCTGTAA
- a CDS encoding VOC family protein, whose amino-acid sequence MTTMLSTIRQIAITVSDVDAALTFYRDALGLAFLFQPAPTLAFLDAGGIRVMLTTPQGAGAVGANSILYFSVQDIEATQAALVARGATEERAPQLAARMPDHALWTGFLRDPDGNLVGLMEEKR is encoded by the coding sequence ATGACCACGATGCTCTCCACCATCCGTCAGATCGCCATCACCGTGAGCGACGTCGACGCCGCGCTGACCTTCTACCGTGATGCCCTCGGTTTGGCCTTCCTGTTCCAACCCGCGCCGACGCTGGCATTCCTGGACGCCGGCGGCATCCGCGTGATGCTGACCACGCCGCAGGGCGCAGGCGCGGTGGGCGCCAACTCGATCCTCTACTTCAGCGTGCAGGACATCGAGGCCACACAGGCCGCGCTCGTCGCTCGCGGCGCCACCGAGGAACGCGCGCCCCAGCTCGCCGCGCGCATGCCGGACCATGCACTGTGGACCGGTTTCCTGCGCGATCCGGATGGCAATCTCGTCGGATTGATGGAAGAGAAGCGCTGA
- the plsB gene encoding glycerol-3-phosphate 1-O-acyltransferase PlsB has product MRPMPEQNPLPFPDASAPTPLDKKPAADAAPGSGTHADGDAPLTAGAPMTPPAPTRQAKRPLWARLLSRLADPWLALSIEPATPGDLLDTRPICYVLEDYGLSNALILDRACRDAGLPSPLLPLPVPGNPLGRKRAYVALSRRNASTLIPDQVSAKTHSGSLAKLLQAHRANPGLDVQLVPVSIFVGRAPDKQSGWFSVLFSENWAIVGRFRRLLAILLNGRGTIVRFAPPVSLRGTVDEGLEPERTVRKLSRVLRTHFHRIREAIIGPDLSTRRLLVDQVLASDPVKEAIAEQAKRDKSKPEDAWKKAHAYAWEIAADYSNPVVRSASFLLSHVWNQIYDGVLVHHLDKFKQAAPGHEVVYVPCHRSHMDYLLLSYLLYERGIVPPHIAAGINLNLPVVGTLLRKGGAFFMRRSFRGNPLYSAVFTEYVAQLVSGGYSLEYFIEGGRSRTGRLLAPKGGMISMTVRAFLRQPRKPVLFQPVYIGYEKLLEGTSYLDELSGRPKEKESIWAVLWGIPKVLRQNYGQVVVNFGEPILLNDALATHAPAWDGQPVGEEEKPAWLSDTVDALAQQIHVNINRAADVNPINLLALALLSTPKHAMGETDLIAQIELSKTLLAELPYSDRVTVTPHSPERIIAHAEEINMLQRIKHPLGDVLSVDGDTAVLLSYYRNNVIHLFTASSWIACCFQNNRRMSRAGVLRLGRTLYPFLQEELFLPWTEDEFAERMERTIEVFIREGLLQQVNEDDGGILARSAGQTDEVFRLRAIGHSLQQAFERYYIAISVLVKNGPGTLGAAELESLCQQAAQRLSLLYAPAAPEFFDKSLFRSFIQKLRELKLVWPDENSKLLFDERLDAWARDAKAILGRELRHTIEKVSPEAARPAEPAPTQD; this is encoded by the coding sequence ATGCGGCCGATGCCTGAACAGAATCCCCTGCCGTTCCCGGACGCCTCGGCGCCGACGCCCCTGGACAAGAAGCCGGCGGCCGATGCCGCGCCTGGCTCCGGAACCCATGCCGATGGCGATGCACCGCTGACAGCCGGCGCGCCGATGACACCGCCGGCGCCGACACGCCAGGCCAAGCGCCCGCTGTGGGCACGACTGCTGAGCCGCCTGGCCGATCCCTGGCTGGCGCTGTCGATCGAACCGGCGACGCCCGGCGACCTGCTGGACACGCGCCCGATCTGCTACGTACTGGAGGACTACGGTCTTTCCAACGCCCTGATCCTCGACCGGGCCTGTCGCGACGCCGGCCTGCCCTCGCCGCTGCTGCCGCTACCGGTCCCCGGCAATCCGCTGGGTCGCAAGCGTGCCTACGTGGCGCTGTCGCGCCGCAACGCCAGTACGTTGATCCCCGACCAGGTCAGCGCCAAGACCCATTCGGGCTCGCTCGCCAAGCTCCTGCAGGCGCATCGCGCCAACCCGGGACTGGACGTGCAGCTGGTGCCGGTCTCGATCTTCGTCGGCCGCGCGCCGGACAAGCAGAGCGGCTGGTTCTCGGTGTTGTTCTCGGAGAACTGGGCCATCGTCGGCCGCTTCCGCCGCCTGCTGGCGATCCTGCTCAACGGCCGCGGCACCATCGTGCGTTTCGCGCCGCCGGTGTCGTTGCGGGGCACGGTGGATGAAGGCCTGGAACCCGAACGCACGGTGCGCAAGCTGTCGCGCGTCCTGCGCACGCACTTCCACCGCATCCGCGAAGCCATCATCGGCCCCGACCTGTCCACCCGCCGCCTGCTGGTGGATCAGGTGCTCGCGTCCGATCCGGTGAAGGAAGCCATCGCCGAACAGGCCAAGCGCGACAAGTCCAAGCCCGAGGACGCGTGGAAGAAGGCGCACGCGTACGCGTGGGAAATCGCCGCCGACTATTCCAATCCGGTGGTGCGCTCGGCCAGCTTCCTGCTGAGCCACGTCTGGAACCAGATCTACGACGGCGTGCTGGTCCACCACCTGGACAAGTTCAAGCAGGCTGCGCCCGGCCATGAAGTGGTCTACGTGCCCTGCCACCGCAGCCACATGGACTACCTGCTGCTGTCGTACCTGCTGTACGAACGCGGCATCGTGCCGCCGCACATCGCGGCCGGCATCAACCTCAACCTGCCGGTGGTGGGCACGCTGCTGCGCAAGGGCGGCGCGTTCTTCATGCGCCGCAGCTTCCGTGGCAACCCGCTGTATTCGGCGGTATTCACCGAGTACGTCGCGCAGCTCGTTTCAGGCGGCTACTCGCTGGAGTACTTCATCGAAGGCGGACGCTCGCGCACCGGCCGCCTGCTGGCGCCGAAGGGCGGGATGATCTCGATGACGGTGCGCGCCTTCCTGCGCCAGCCGCGTAAGCCGGTGCTGTTCCAGCCGGTCTACATCGGCTACGAGAAGCTGTTGGAAGGCACCAGCTACCTGGACGAGTTGAGCGGCCGGCCGAAGGAAAAGGAATCCATCTGGGCCGTGCTGTGGGGCATCCCCAAGGTGCTGCGGCAGAACTACGGCCAGGTGGTGGTGAACTTCGGCGAGCCGATCCTGCTCAACGACGCGCTCGCCACGCACGCGCCGGCGTGGGACGGGCAACCGGTCGGCGAAGAAGAGAAGCCGGCCTGGCTGTCCGACACCGTCGATGCCCTGGCCCAGCAGATCCACGTCAACATCAACCGCGCCGCGGACGTGAACCCCATCAACCTGCTCGCGCTGGCGCTGCTGTCCACGCCGAAGCATGCGATGGGCGAGACCGACCTGATCGCGCAGATCGAACTGTCGAAGACGTTGCTGGCCGAACTGCCCTACTCGGATCGCGTGACCGTTACGCCGCACTCGCCGGAACGGATCATCGCGCACGCCGAGGAAATCAACATGCTGCAGCGGATCAAGCATCCGCTGGGCGACGTGTTGAGCGTGGACGGCGACACCGCCGTGCTGCTCAGCTATTACCGCAACAACGTGATCCACCTGTTCACGGCGTCATCGTGGATCGCGTGCTGCTTCCAGAACAACCGTCGCATGAGCCGCGCCGGCGTGCTCCGCCTGGGCCGCACGCTGTATCCGTTCCTGCAGGAGGAACTGTTCCTGCCGTGGACGGAGGACGAATTCGCCGAGCGCATGGAGCGCACGATCGAGGTGTTCATCCGCGAGGGGCTGTTGCAACAAGTCAACGAGGACGATGGCGGCATCCTCGCCCGTAGCGCCGGCCAGACCGACGAGGTGTTCCGCCTGCGTGCGATCGGGCATTCGCTGCAGCAGGCGTTCGAGCGCTACTACATCGCCATCTCGGTGCTGGTGAAGAACGGTCCGGGCACGCTGGGCGCAGCCGAACTGGAGAGCCTGTGCCAGCAGGCGGCGCAACGCCTCAGCCTGCTGTACGCACCGGCGGCGCCCGAATTCTTCGACAAGAGCCTGTTCCGCAGCTTCATCCAGAAACTGCGCGAGCTGAAGCTGGTGTGGCCGGACGAGAACAGCAAGCTGCTGTTCGACGAACGCCTGGATGCCTGGGCGCGCGACGCCAAGGCGATCCTGGGCCGCGAACTGCGCCACACCATCGAGAAGGTCAGCCCCGAGGCCGCGCGTCCGGCCGAACCGGCGCCCACGCAGGACTGA
- a CDS encoding Imm50 family immunity protein yields the protein MDWMLAVDNPQALAAFPAGVGVLPVDLHEVMLHRDGPSARLRFDLAVVPDPLPPRWDKEANRTQVRLACFGVRDFALTGFDTLIAGQLTARRVDDAWEVTFIATGVVLRMQALLLRVESLSGYLRSGEDD from the coding sequence ATGGACTGGATGCTCGCGGTGGACAACCCGCAGGCGTTGGCCGCGTTTCCCGCCGGTGTCGGCGTGCTGCCGGTGGACCTGCACGAAGTGATGCTGCATCGCGATGGTCCCAGCGCGCGCCTGCGCTTCGACCTGGCCGTCGTGCCCGACCCGTTGCCGCCGCGTTGGGATAAGGAGGCCAATCGTACGCAGGTGCGCCTGGCCTGTTTCGGCGTCCGGGATTTCGCACTGACGGGCTTCGACACGCTGATCGCAGGGCAACTCACCGCGCGACGCGTGGACGATGCATGGGAGGTCACGTTCATCGCCACCGGTGTCGTGCTGCGCATGCAGGCCTTGTTGCTGCGGGTGGAATCCTTGTCCGGCTACCTGCGTTCCGGCGAAGACGACTGA